A stretch of the Corylus avellana chromosome ca6, CavTom2PMs-1.0 genome encodes the following:
- the LOC132184386 gene encoding U3 small nucleolar RNA-associated protein 21 homolog isoform X2 has product MGIFEPYRAIGYITSSVPFSVQRLGTETFVTVSVGKAFQVYNRHKLALVIVGPQLPKKIRALASYREFTFAAYGNEIAVFKRAHQVATWSRHNAKVNLLLLFGDHILSVDVEGNMFIWPFKGADQNSSPIGHIRLDENFTPSCIVHPDTYLNKVLLGSQEGSLQLWNISTKKKIYEFKGWNSSISSCVSSPALDVVAVGCADGKIHVHNIRYNEELVTFTHSTRGAVTALSFSTDGQPLLASGGSSGVISIWNLEKRRLQSVIREAHDSSIVSLHFLANEPVLMSSSADNSIKMWKFNTTDGDPELHGFRSGHSAPPLRIRFYANGRHILSAGQDRAFRLFSVIQDQQSKELSQRHVAKRAKKLRVKEEEIKLKPVIAFDCAEIRERDWCNVVTCHIDTAQAYVWRLQNFVLGEHILNPCPENPTSVKACAISTCGNFAVLGTAGGWIERFNLQSGISRGSYLDMSETRSCAHDGEVVGVACDSTNTLMISAGYHGDIKVWDFKGRQLKSRWEIGCSLVKIVYHRPNGLLATVADDFIIRLFDVVASRLVRKFEGHTDRITDLCFSEDGKWLLSSSMDGSLRIWDVILGRQIDAMHVDVSITALSLSPNMDFLATTHVDQNGVYLWVNQLMFSGASNVDSYSSGKEVVSIKLPPLSSKGSRQADISDVPVEPIVTHLQDASASAFLSQDQQIPDLVTLSLLPKSQWQSLINLDIIKARNKPIEPPKKPEKAPFFLPSVPSLSGEILFKPSKTADEKKDAKGDEVENKREFDMPASQFLKLLQSSTEMKNFSAFTDYIKGLSPSTLDMELRMLQIIDDDDWQEPDERPELFSIELLLDYLIHEISCRNNFEFIQAVICLFLKIHGETIRRWSRLQDKAKKLRDIQCTVWERVDRLFQSTRCMVAFLSDSQL; this is encoded by the exons ATGGGAATATTCGAACCGTACAGAGCCATTGGATACATAACGAGCAGCGTCCCTTTCTCCGTCCAGCGATTGGGCACCGAAACCTTCGTCACTGTCAGCGTCGGCAAAGCTTTCCAAGTTTACAAT CGCCACAAGCTCGCTTTGGTTATTGTCG GTCCTCAATTGCCGAAGAAGATCCGTGCGCTTGCTTCTTATCGTGAATTCACCTTTGCCGCCTATGGGAATGAGATCGCAGTTTTCAAGCGCGCGCACCAG GTAGCAACTTGGAGCAGGCATAATGCTAAGGTCAATTTGTTGCTGTTGTTTGGAGACCATATCCTTAGTGTTGATGTCGAAGGTAACATGTTCATATGGCCATTTAAAGGAGCTGACCAGAATTCTTCTCCTATTGGGCACATCAGGCTAGATGAAAATTTTACTCCTAGCTGTATAGTTCATCCAGATACTTACTTGAATAAG GTTCTTCTTGGGAGTCAGGAAGGTTCTCTACAGCTTTGGAACATtagtacaaagaaaaaaatttacgaGTTCAAGGGGTGGAATTCATCTATATCCAGTTGTGTTTCATCACCAGCGCTTGATGTTGTTGCGGTCGGCTGTGCTGATGGAAAAATTCATGTTCACAATATTCGTTATAATGAAGAGCTGGTTACCTTTACACACTCTACACGGGGTGCTGTGACTGCCTTATCTTTCAGCACAG ATGGACAGCCTCTTCTAGCCTCTGGAGGTTCATCAGGTGTCATTAGCATATGGAATCTTGAGAAAAGAAGGCTCCAATCAGTCATAAGAGAGGCTCATGATAGTTCAATAGTTTCCCTGCATTTTTTGGCTAATGAGCCTGTCTTAATGAGTTCATCAGCAGACAACTCTATCAAA ATGTGGAAATTTAACACGACTGATGGAGATCCTGAGCTTCATGGCTTTCGAAGTGGACATAGTGCTCCTCCACTTCGCATAAG GTTTTATGCGAATGGGAGGCACATTCTATCTGCTGGTCAGGATCGTGCCTTTCGCCTTTTCTCTGTAATTCAG GACCAGCAAAGTAAAGAGCTTTCCCAACGTCATGTAGCTAAACGGGCCAAGAAGCTAAGAGTGAAG GAAGAAGAGATAAAATTGAAGCCTGTTATTGCATTTGATTGTG CTGAAATTAGAGAGCGGGATTGGTGCAATGTGGTTACATGTCATATAGATACTGCACAGGCGTATGTGTGGAGACTTCAAAACTTTGTTCTTGGTGAGCATATTCTGAATCCATGCCCAGAAAATCCAACATCTGTTAAG GCCTGTGCCATTAGCACATGTGGCAATTTTGCCGTGTTAGGAACAGCAGGTGGTTGGATTGAGCGATTCAACCTTCAATCAGGAATTAGCAGAGGCAGCTATCTGGACATGTCAGAAACAAGAAGCTGTGCCCATGATGGGGAAGTGGTTGGAGTTGCTTGTGATTCAACGAATACCCTCATGATAAGCGCAGGATATCACGGAGATATAAAG GTATGGGATTTCAAGGGGCGTCAACTAAAATCCAGATGGGAAATCGGTTGTTCTCTTGTTAAGATTGTTTACCATCGTCCTAATG GTCTTTTGGCTACTGTGGCAGACGATTTCATTATCCGTTTGTTTGATGTTGTGGCATCAAGACTGGTTCGTAAATTTGAAGGTCATACAGATCGCATTACAGATTTGTGTTTCAGTGAGGACGGGAAATGGCTTTTGTCATCCAGTATGGATGGAAGTCTTCGAATCTGGGATGTTATCTTAGGAAGACAGATAGATGCAATGCATGTTGATGTGTCTATCACAGCATTGTCTCTATCACCAAATATGGATTTTTTAGCAACTACCCATGTTGATCAAAATGGAGTCTACTTGTG ggTAAATCAGTTAATGTTTTCTGGAGCTTCAAATGTTGATTCCTACTCAAGTGGAAAAGAAGTTGTGAGCATTAAGCTGCCACCTCTCTCTTCGAAGGGAAGTCGTCAAGCTGATATTTCTGATGTGCCTGTTGAGCCTATTGTGACCCACTTGCAGGATGCTTCTGCTTCTGCTTTTCTGTCTCAAGATCAGCAAATCCCAGATTTAGTTACTCTCTCATTATTGCCTAAAAGCCAGTGGCAAAGCTTAATCAATCTAGACATCATAAAG GCCCGCAATAAACCAATTGAGCCTCCAAAGAAACCGGAAAAGGCTCCCTTCTTCTTGCCTTCTGTTCCATCTCTATCTGGAGAAATATTGTTTAAGCCTAGTAAAACAGCAGATGAGAAGAAGGATGCAAAAGGTGATGAGGTGGAAAACAAGAGGGAATTTGATATGCCAGCAtcccaatttttaaaacttcttCAATCCTCTACAGAGATGAAAAATT TTTCGGCATTTACTGATTATATCAAAGGTTTATCTCCATCAACTTTGGATATGGAACTTCGAATGCTTCAAATTATCGATGACGATGATTGGCAAGAACCAGATGAAAGGCCTGAATTGTTTTCAATTGAACTACTTCTGGATTACTTAATACATGAGATTTCCTGCAGaaataattttgagtttatTCAAGCTGTCATCTGTTTGTTTCTGAAG ATCCATGGGGAAACAATTAGGCGTTGGTCGAGATTACAGGATAAGGCGAAGAAGCTTCGAGATATCCAGTGCACAGTATGGGAGAGAGTAGATAGACTGTTCCAGAGTACTAGATGCATGGTCGCTTTTCTTAGCGATTCACAATTATAG
- the LOC132184386 gene encoding U3 small nucleolar RNA-associated protein 21 homolog isoform X1 translates to MGIFEPYRAIGYITSSVPFSVQRLGTETFVTVSVGKAFQVYNRHKLALVIVGPQLPKKIRALASYREFTFAAYGNEIAVFKRAHQVATWSRHNAKVNLLLLFGDHILSVDVEGNMFIWPFKGADQNSSPIGHIRLDENFTPSCIVHPDTYLNKVLLGSQEGSLQLWNISTKKKIYEFKGWNSSISSCVSSPALDVVAVGCADGKIHVHNIRYNEELVTFTHSTRGAVTALSFSTDGQPLLASGGSSGVISIWNLEKRRLQSVIREAHDSSIVSLHFLANEPVLMSSSADNSIKMWKFNTTDGDPELHGFRSGHSAPPLRIRFYANGRHILSAGQDRAFRLFSVIQDQQSKELSQRHVAKRAKKLRVKEEEIKLKPVIAFDCAEIRERDWCNVVTCHIDTAQAYVWRLQNFVLGEHILNPCPENPTSVKACAISTCGNFAVLGTAGGWIERFNLQSGISRGSYLDMSETRSCAHDGEVVGVACDSTNTLMISAGYHGDIKCFNVQVWDFKGRQLKSRWEIGCSLVKIVYHRPNGLLATVADDFIIRLFDVVASRLVRKFEGHTDRITDLCFSEDGKWLLSSSMDGSLRIWDVILGRQIDAMHVDVSITALSLSPNMDFLATTHVDQNGVYLWVNQLMFSGASNVDSYSSGKEVVSIKLPPLSSKGSRQADISDVPVEPIVTHLQDASASAFLSQDQQIPDLVTLSLLPKSQWQSLINLDIIKARNKPIEPPKKPEKAPFFLPSVPSLSGEILFKPSKTADEKKDAKGDEVENKREFDMPASQFLKLLQSSTEMKNFSAFTDYIKGLSPSTLDMELRMLQIIDDDDWQEPDERPELFSIELLLDYLIHEISCRNNFEFIQAVICLFLKIHGETIRRWSRLQDKAKKLRDIQCTVWERVDRLFQSTRCMVAFLSDSQL, encoded by the exons ATGGGAATATTCGAACCGTACAGAGCCATTGGATACATAACGAGCAGCGTCCCTTTCTCCGTCCAGCGATTGGGCACCGAAACCTTCGTCACTGTCAGCGTCGGCAAAGCTTTCCAAGTTTACAAT CGCCACAAGCTCGCTTTGGTTATTGTCG GTCCTCAATTGCCGAAGAAGATCCGTGCGCTTGCTTCTTATCGTGAATTCACCTTTGCCGCCTATGGGAATGAGATCGCAGTTTTCAAGCGCGCGCACCAG GTAGCAACTTGGAGCAGGCATAATGCTAAGGTCAATTTGTTGCTGTTGTTTGGAGACCATATCCTTAGTGTTGATGTCGAAGGTAACATGTTCATATGGCCATTTAAAGGAGCTGACCAGAATTCTTCTCCTATTGGGCACATCAGGCTAGATGAAAATTTTACTCCTAGCTGTATAGTTCATCCAGATACTTACTTGAATAAG GTTCTTCTTGGGAGTCAGGAAGGTTCTCTACAGCTTTGGAACATtagtacaaagaaaaaaatttacgaGTTCAAGGGGTGGAATTCATCTATATCCAGTTGTGTTTCATCACCAGCGCTTGATGTTGTTGCGGTCGGCTGTGCTGATGGAAAAATTCATGTTCACAATATTCGTTATAATGAAGAGCTGGTTACCTTTACACACTCTACACGGGGTGCTGTGACTGCCTTATCTTTCAGCACAG ATGGACAGCCTCTTCTAGCCTCTGGAGGTTCATCAGGTGTCATTAGCATATGGAATCTTGAGAAAAGAAGGCTCCAATCAGTCATAAGAGAGGCTCATGATAGTTCAATAGTTTCCCTGCATTTTTTGGCTAATGAGCCTGTCTTAATGAGTTCATCAGCAGACAACTCTATCAAA ATGTGGAAATTTAACACGACTGATGGAGATCCTGAGCTTCATGGCTTTCGAAGTGGACATAGTGCTCCTCCACTTCGCATAAG GTTTTATGCGAATGGGAGGCACATTCTATCTGCTGGTCAGGATCGTGCCTTTCGCCTTTTCTCTGTAATTCAG GACCAGCAAAGTAAAGAGCTTTCCCAACGTCATGTAGCTAAACGGGCCAAGAAGCTAAGAGTGAAG GAAGAAGAGATAAAATTGAAGCCTGTTATTGCATTTGATTGTG CTGAAATTAGAGAGCGGGATTGGTGCAATGTGGTTACATGTCATATAGATACTGCACAGGCGTATGTGTGGAGACTTCAAAACTTTGTTCTTGGTGAGCATATTCTGAATCCATGCCCAGAAAATCCAACATCTGTTAAG GCCTGTGCCATTAGCACATGTGGCAATTTTGCCGTGTTAGGAACAGCAGGTGGTTGGATTGAGCGATTCAACCTTCAATCAGGAATTAGCAGAGGCAGCTATCTGGACATGTCAGAAACAAGAAGCTGTGCCCATGATGGGGAAGTGGTTGGAGTTGCTTGTGATTCAACGAATACCCTCATGATAAGCGCAGGATATCACGGAGATATAAAG TGTTTTAATGTGCAGGTATGGGATTTCAAGGGGCGTCAACTAAAATCCAGATGGGAAATCGGTTGTTCTCTTGTTAAGATTGTTTACCATCGTCCTAATG GTCTTTTGGCTACTGTGGCAGACGATTTCATTATCCGTTTGTTTGATGTTGTGGCATCAAGACTGGTTCGTAAATTTGAAGGTCATACAGATCGCATTACAGATTTGTGTTTCAGTGAGGACGGGAAATGGCTTTTGTCATCCAGTATGGATGGAAGTCTTCGAATCTGGGATGTTATCTTAGGAAGACAGATAGATGCAATGCATGTTGATGTGTCTATCACAGCATTGTCTCTATCACCAAATATGGATTTTTTAGCAACTACCCATGTTGATCAAAATGGAGTCTACTTGTG ggTAAATCAGTTAATGTTTTCTGGAGCTTCAAATGTTGATTCCTACTCAAGTGGAAAAGAAGTTGTGAGCATTAAGCTGCCACCTCTCTCTTCGAAGGGAAGTCGTCAAGCTGATATTTCTGATGTGCCTGTTGAGCCTATTGTGACCCACTTGCAGGATGCTTCTGCTTCTGCTTTTCTGTCTCAAGATCAGCAAATCCCAGATTTAGTTACTCTCTCATTATTGCCTAAAAGCCAGTGGCAAAGCTTAATCAATCTAGACATCATAAAG GCCCGCAATAAACCAATTGAGCCTCCAAAGAAACCGGAAAAGGCTCCCTTCTTCTTGCCTTCTGTTCCATCTCTATCTGGAGAAATATTGTTTAAGCCTAGTAAAACAGCAGATGAGAAGAAGGATGCAAAAGGTGATGAGGTGGAAAACAAGAGGGAATTTGATATGCCAGCAtcccaatttttaaaacttcttCAATCCTCTACAGAGATGAAAAATT TTTCGGCATTTACTGATTATATCAAAGGTTTATCTCCATCAACTTTGGATATGGAACTTCGAATGCTTCAAATTATCGATGACGATGATTGGCAAGAACCAGATGAAAGGCCTGAATTGTTTTCAATTGAACTACTTCTGGATTACTTAATACATGAGATTTCCTGCAGaaataattttgagtttatTCAAGCTGTCATCTGTTTGTTTCTGAAG ATCCATGGGGAAACAATTAGGCGTTGGTCGAGATTACAGGATAAGGCGAAGAAGCTTCGAGATATCCAGTGCACAGTATGGGAGAGAGTAGATAGACTGTTCCAGAGTACTAGATGCATGGTCGCTTTTCTTAGCGATTCACAATTATAG
- the LOC132184391 gene encoding 26S proteasome regulatory subunit RPN13: MASSSTEAFPQMQEIMLEFRAGKMFFEGKRVVPDTRKGLVRIARGEEGLVHLQWIDRIKNAVEDDQIVFPDEAVFEKVNQSSGRVYILKFNSDDRKFMFWMQEPNADGDSQLCSSVNYHINRPLEFLGEEDPDASAPLQVSEDMVEDDISSRAGNLVGSNADVTSEGTSSSGPVKLEYLQRILSNIGPADNAGDPDGGLGLRDILKPDLIMPLIHTLPLEQCLASHLPEGQWTPEDILELLQSPPFCQQVDSFTYVLRTGQIDLTQFGIDPSKYKFTVLSFLEALEDSVSETSESEESRQDDKDIRSQSCNRNDSMDESH, encoded by the exons ATGGCTTCGTCTTCAACCGAGGCTTTTCCTCAGATGCAG GAAATTATGCTGGAGTTTCGTGCtggtaaaatgttttttgaagGGAAAAGGGTTGTGCCTGATACTCGCAAAGGGCTTGTTCGCATAGCAAGG GGGGAGGAAGGATTGGTCCATTTGCAGTGGATTGATCGGATTAAGAATGCCGTTGAAGAT GATCAGATTGTATTTCCTGACGAGGCAGTTTTCGAGAAG GTTAATCAGTCATCAGGAAGGGTTTACATTTTGAAGTTCAATAGTGATGACAGGAAGTTCATGTTTTGGATGCAG GAGCCTAATGCTGACGGTGACTCACAATTATGTAGCTCAGTTAATTACCACATCAATCGACCATTAG AGTTCCTTGGTGAAGAAGACCCTGATGCTTCTGCTCCTCTACAAGTTTCTGAAGATATGGTTGAAGATGATATCTCATCAAG AGCTGGAAACTTGGTTGGCTCAAATGCGGATGTAACTAGTGAAGGAACCTCTTCATCTGGACCAGTGAAGTTGGAATACCTGCAACGTATCTTGAGTAACATTGGGCCTGCAG ATAATGCTGGAGATCCAGATGGAG GCTTGGGACTAAGAGATATTTTGAAACCTGATTTGATAATGCCATTGATCCACACATTGCCATTAGAGCAGTGTTTAGCATCACACCTACCTGAG GGTCAATGGACTCCGGAGGATATATTGGAGTTGCTTCAGAGTCCACCTTTCTGTCAACAAGTAGATTCGTTCACTTAT GTACTTCGAACGGGACAGATAGATTTGACTCAGTTTGGAATTGACCCAAGTAAAT ACAAATTCACTGTTTTGTCTTTTCTGGAGGCACTTGAGGATTCGGTTTCTGAAACATCGGAGTCTGAGGAGTCGAGGCAAGATGACAAGGATATAAGATCTCAATCATGTAATCGGAATGACTCTATGGATGAGTCCCATTAG